One part of the Populus alba chromosome 18, ASM523922v2, whole genome shotgun sequence genome encodes these proteins:
- the LOC118053681 gene encoding protein SAWADEE HOMEODOMAIN HOMOLOG 1 isoform X1: protein MDRLRRRQRPVFSGFTTAEIEKMERLLKESDQQLNKEFFQKVARRFSSSAARAGKPVVKWTEVQSWFRTRQQDCLSKVASSTDASNHDSPLPESNLFNKTKESSRIPEGETIPDLSELKFEARSSKDGAWYDVDMFLSHRILASGDAEVRVRFVGFGAEEDEWVNVKNAVRERSVPLEHSECHKLKVGDLVCCFQERRDQAQYFDAHIVDIQRKTHDIRGCRCLFLVRYDHDNTEERVRLRRLCCRPT, encoded by the exons ATGGATCGTCTCCGCCGAAGACAGAGACCGGTGTTCTCTGGGTTCACAACGGCTGAG ATAGAGAAGATGGAGAGATTGCTAAAGGAATCAGACCAACAACTAAACAAGGAGTTCTTTCAGAAAGTTGCCAGGAGATTTAG CTCCTCTGCTGCCCGGGCTGGGAAACCTGTTGTTAAATGGACTGAG GTACAAAGTTGGTTCAGAACTAGGCAGCAGGATTGCCTGTCCAAAGTTGCATCTTCAACTGATGCTTCAAATCATGATTCTCCACTCCCAGAGTCTAATCTTTTtaataagacaaaagaaagttctcgAATTCCTGAAG GAGAAACAATCCCAGATTTGTCAGAGTTGAAATTTGAGGCAAGGTCATCAAAAGATGGGGCGTG GTATGATGTTGACATGTTCCTATCTCATAGAATTCTTGCATCTGGGGATGCT gAAGTTCGTGTTAGATTTGTTGGATTTGGGGCTGAGGAGGATGAGTGGGTCAATGTAAAAAATGCAGTGCGAGAACGTTCTGTTCCTCTTGAGCATTCAGAATGCCACAAATTGAAGGTCGGAGATTTAGTGTGCTGCTTTCag gAAAGAAGGGACCAGGCACAATACTTTGACGCCCACATTGTCGACATTCAAAGGAAAACGCATGACATAAGAGGTTGCCGGTGCCTTTTCTTGGTTCGATATGATCATGACAACACCGAG GAAAGAGTCCGTTTGAGGAGGTTATGTTGCAGGCCGACATAA
- the LOC118053681 gene encoding protein SAWADEE HOMEODOMAIN HOMOLOG 1 isoform X2, with protein MIEKMERLLKESDQQLNKEFFQKVARRFSSSAARAGKPVVKWTEVQSWFRTRQQDCLSKVASSTDASNHDSPLPESNLFNKTKESSRIPEGETIPDLSELKFEARSSKDGAWYDVDMFLSHRILASGDAEVRVRFVGFGAEEDEWVNVKNAVRERSVPLEHSECHKLKVGDLVCCFQERRDQAQYFDAHIVDIQRKTHDIRGCRCLFLVRYDHDNTEERVRLRRLCCRPT; from the exons ATG ATAGAGAAGATGGAGAGATTGCTAAAGGAATCAGACCAACAACTAAACAAGGAGTTCTTTCAGAAAGTTGCCAGGAGATTTAG CTCCTCTGCTGCCCGGGCTGGGAAACCTGTTGTTAAATGGACTGAG GTACAAAGTTGGTTCAGAACTAGGCAGCAGGATTGCCTGTCCAAAGTTGCATCTTCAACTGATGCTTCAAATCATGATTCTCCACTCCCAGAGTCTAATCTTTTtaataagacaaaagaaagttctcgAATTCCTGAAG GAGAAACAATCCCAGATTTGTCAGAGTTGAAATTTGAGGCAAGGTCATCAAAAGATGGGGCGTG GTATGATGTTGACATGTTCCTATCTCATAGAATTCTTGCATCTGGGGATGCT gAAGTTCGTGTTAGATTTGTTGGATTTGGGGCTGAGGAGGATGAGTGGGTCAATGTAAAAAATGCAGTGCGAGAACGTTCTGTTCCTCTTGAGCATTCAGAATGCCACAAATTGAAGGTCGGAGATTTAGTGTGCTGCTTTCag gAAAGAAGGGACCAGGCACAATACTTTGACGCCCACATTGTCGACATTCAAAGGAAAACGCATGACATAAGAGGTTGCCGGTGCCTTTTCTTGGTTCGATATGATCATGACAACACCGAG GAAAGAGTCCGTTTGAGGAGGTTATGTTGCAGGCCGACATAA